The following DNA comes from Shinella zoogloeoides.
GCGCGACACGCCGAGCTTCTTTGCCAGGACCTGGATCTTGACGTGCCCGATGCTCTCTTCGACCAGTGCCTCGACGCCAGCCTCGATCCAGGCTTCGCGCGTCATGCGTCCGGCAGCCTGCTTCGCCCCGGAGGGCTTTCCTGCGCTCACCTCGTCCCCTCTGCTTCGTTCCACGGCGCCATCTTGCGCAAAGCCCGGTCGATGGCAAGGCGGGCGGACGTCAACAGCAAATAGCGGGATCGCTTGCGTTCCGTGACTCAGCCGGTGCGCTGGAAGCCTTCGCTGGCGGCAAGCAAGCCGCGCGTATAGTCCTGCGTCACCCTGCGGGCCGCAAGATCGGCGGCGGTCAGCTCTTCCACGGCATGGCCATTCTGCATGACCATCAGCCGGTCGCACATATGGGTGACGACGGCAAGGTCGTGGCTGACCATGACGAAGGTGAGGTTACGGGCGGCGCGAAGCTGTTCCAGAAGGTTCAGCACCTCGGCCTGCACCGAGGCATCGAGCGCCGAGGTCGGCTCGTCGAGCAGCAGGATCGAGGGTTCGAGGATCAGCGCGCGGGCGATCGCCACGCGCTGGCGCTGGCCGCCGGAAAGCTGGTGCGAATAGCGGAAGCGGAAGCCGGAGCCGAGGCCCACCTCGTCGAGTGCCCGCACGATGCGGCTTTCGGTATCGGTGAAACCGTGGATGGCGAGCGGTTCGAGGAGCAGGCGGTCGACGGTCTGGCGCGGATGCAGCGAGCCGTAGGGGTCCTGGAAGACCATCTGGACCTTGCGGTAGAAGGCCTTGTCGCGCTTGTTGCCGAGCGGCGCGCCATCCACGGTGATCGTGCCTTGGGAGACCGGCGCAAGGCCGGCCACGGCGCGCAGCAGCGTCGACTTGCCGGAGCCGGATTCGCCGACGAGGCCGTAGGACTCGCCCGGCGCGACCGAAAGGCTGACATCGTCGAGCGCCGTGAAGTCATCGTAGACGACGCCGAGGCCGTTTATAGCGAGGGCCGGCGTCATGTCCGCCACTCCGGTTTGCGGTCGAGCACGGGCAGCGGATGCCGGTCGGCGCCGATCTGCGGCATGCAGTTGAGAAGGCCGCGCGTATAGGGATGCTGCGCCTCGGAAAGCTTCTCGGCGGGCAGCTCCTCGACGATACGGCCGGCATACATGACGATGACGCGGTCGCAGAAGGAGGAGACGAGGCGCAGGTCATGCGAGATGAAGATCAGCCCCATGCCGCGCTCGGCGACCAGCCGGTTGAGGATGGCAAGCACGTCGAGCTGCACCGTCACGTCGAGCGCCGAGGTCGGCTCGTCGGCGATCAGCAGTTCCGGGCCGGCGACGAGCATCATGGCGATCATCGCGCGCTGGCCCATGCCGCCGGAGACCTCGTGCGGATAGAGATCGAAGACGCGCTCGGGATCGCGGATCTGCACAGCGGCGAGCATGTCGAGCGCGCGCTTTTTCGCCTCCACCCGGCCGACGGGCTCGTGCGCGCGCAACGTCTCGACGATCTGGCGGCCGATGGTCATGACCGGGTTCAGCGAATATTTCGGGTCCTGCAGGATCATGGCGATGCGCTTGCCGCGCAGCGCCCGCCGCTCGGCCTTCGACGCCTTGAGGAGATCGATGCCGTTGAATTCGAGGCGTTTGGCATCGATGACACCATGCTCGGCGGTGAGGCCCATGATGGCACGGCCGGTCTGTGATTTGCCGGAACCGCTCTCGCCGACGATGCCGAGCCGCTCGCGGCCGAGGGCGAAGGAGACGCCGCGCACGGCCTCCACGACGCCGGTGCGCGTCGGGAAGGAGACGCGAAGGTCCTCGACGGTCAGCAACGCGCTCACTGGCCGCTCCCCCGCGGGTCGAGCGCATCGCGCAGGCCGTCGCCGAGCAGGTTGAAGCCAAGGCTGACGACGAGGATGGCGAAGCCCGGCATGGCGGCGACCCACCATTGGTCGAGGATGAAGCGGCGGCCGGAGGCGATCATCGCGCCCCATTCGGGCAGCGGCGGCTGTGCGCCGAGGCCGAGGAAGCCGAGACCGGCGGCGGTAAGGATGATGCCTGCCATGTCGAGCGTCACGCGCACGATGAGCGAGGAGATGCAGAGCGGCATGATATGGCGCAGCACGATGCGCCAGGGCGAGGCGCCCATGAGCTGCACGGCGAGGATATAGTCCGAATTGCGCACCGTCAGCGTCTCGGCGCGCGCGATGCGCGCATAGGGCGGCCAGGAGGTGATGGCGATGGCGATGATGGCGTTGCCGATGCCGGGCCCGAGCGCCGCGACGAAGGCGAGCGCCAGGACGAGCTTCGGGAAGGCGAGGAAGATATCGGTGATGCGCATCAGCACCGCATCCACCCAGCCGCCCGCATAGCCGGCGACCGTGCCGACCAGAAGCCCGAGCGGCGCGGCGATGACCGCCACCAGCAGCACGACCTGCAAGGTGAGGCGCGAACCGTAGATGAGGCGCGAGAGGATGTCGCGGCCCTGGTCATCCGTGCCGAGCCAGTGGCCCGGCCCGGGTGTCAGGAGGCGCGCATTGGCGAGGTCTCCGATATAAGGCGAATGAGGCGCGAGCAGTGGGGCGAAAACGGCAAGGAAGACGAGGCCGAGGATGATCAGCAGGCCGAGAACGGCGAGCCGGTTGGCGGTGAAGCGCCGCCAGGCGACATAGGCGCGGCCGAGCCTTGCCTGAAGGCGCGATTGCGGCCGGTCGGTCAGGAGCCATTCGCGGCGGGTCATGGTGGCCTCGCTCATCGGGTCCTCGTTCGGGGGTCGAGCATGCGGTAGAGCACGTCGGAGAGAAGGTTGATGGCGATGAAGACGGAACCGATGACGATGGTGCCGCCGAGCACCGCGTTCATGTCGGCGTTTTGCAGCGAATTGGTGATGTAGAGGCCGAGGCCCGGCCAGGCGAAGACGGTCTCCGTCAGCACCGAGCCTTCGAGAAGGCCGGCATAGGAGAGCGCGATGACCGTGACGAGCGGCACGGCGGCGTTGCGCAGCGCATGGCCCCAGATGATGCGGCTTTCCGGCAGGCCCTTCGCGCGCGCCGCGACGATATATTCCTGCCCCAGCTCGTTCAGCATGAAGGAGCGCGTCATGCGGCTGATATAGGCCATGGAGAAATAGCCGAGCAGCGAGGCCGGCAGGATGATGTGCGAGACGATGTCGCGGAAGGCGGCCCAGTCGCGGTTGAGGATCGCGTCGATCAGGAAGAAGCCGGTGACGGGTGTGAACGTATATTCGAACACGACGTCGATGCGGCCGGGGCCGGAAACCCAGCCGAGGCGGGCATAGAAGACGAGGAGCGCGAGAAGCCCGAGCCAGAAGATCGGCACGGAATAGCCGATGAGGCCGACGATGCGCACCACCTGGTCGGAGATGCTGCCGCGCCGGACGGCGGCCAGCACGCCGAGCGGAATGCCGATGACCGCGCCGATGATGGTGCCGACGGAGGCAAGCTCCATCGTCGCCGGAAAGACGCGGCGGATGTCCGTCATCACGGGATTGGTGGTCAGCACGGAGGTGCCGAAGTCGCCCTGGAAGACGCCTTTGATATAGAGCCAGAACTGCTGATAATAGGGCAGATCCAGCCCCATCTCCTGCCGCACGCGCTCGACCACGCGGGCCGGCGCGCGATCGCCGACGATCGCCAGCACCGGATCGATCGGCACGACGCGGCCGATGAAGAAGGTGACGGCGAGAAGGCCGAGATAGGTCGTGGCGACGACCACGAGGAAGCCGGCAACCGATTTGAGCCTCGCATAGGCGCGCCGTTTGGCGCGCCCTGCCGGCTTTACCGTGTCAGACATGCTCAAGGAAATCGTCCTTCCGGCCTATTCCTTGCTGACGGGGGCCAGCGGGTTGGAGTCGAAGCTCGGGCCGAGCGTGTAGCCCTTGACCTTGCCGCGAACGCCGGCGACCTCGATCTGCTGGAAGATCATCACGAAGGGGCTGGTGTCCAGCGCCTCCTGCTGGAGCTTCTTGTACATCTCGGCGCGCTTGTCGGAATCGCGCTCCAGAAGGGCGGCCTTGCTCTGCTCCGTCAGCTCCGGAATGTCCCAGGCATTGCGCCAGGCGAGCGTCTTGACGGAGGCGTCGTCGCCATTGTCCGGATTCGAGGTGAAGGCTTCCGCGTTGGAGTTCGGATCCCAGTAGTCCATGCCCCACTGACCGATATACATGTCGTGATTGCGGGCGCGATACTTGGTCAGCGTCTGCTTGCCGTCGCCCGGAATGATCTCGACCTTGACGCCGGCCTGGCCGGCGGTCTGCTGGAAGGACTCGGCAATGCCCGTCACCGGCTGCGTGTTGCGCACGTCGAAGGTGACGGAGAAGCCGTCCTTCAGGCCGGCCTTC
Coding sequences within:
- a CDS encoding ABC transporter ATP-binding protein, translated to MTPALAINGLGVVYDDFTALDDVSLSVAPGESYGLVGESGSGKSTLLRAVAGLAPVSQGTITVDGAPLGNKRDKAFYRKVQMVFQDPYGSLHPRQTVDRLLLEPLAIHGFTDTESRIVRALDEVGLGSGFRFRYSHQLSGGQRQRVAIARALILEPSILLLDEPTSALDASVQAEVLNLLEQLRAARNLTFVMVSHDLAVVTHMCDRLMVMQNGHAVEELTAADLAARRVTQDYTRGLLAASEGFQRTG
- the nikC gene encoding nickel transporter permease; translation: MSEATMTRREWLLTDRPQSRLQARLGRAYVAWRRFTANRLAVLGLLIILGLVFLAVFAPLLAPHSPYIGDLANARLLTPGPGHWLGTDDQGRDILSRLIYGSRLTLQVVLLVAVIAAPLGLLVGTVAGYAGGWVDAVLMRITDIFLAFPKLVLALAFVAALGPGIGNAIIAIAITSWPPYARIARAETLTVRNSDYILAVQLMGASPWRIVLRHIMPLCISSLIVRVTLDMAGIILTAAGLGFLGLGAQPPLPEWGAMIASGRRFILDQWWVAAMPGFAILVVSLGFNLLGDGLRDALDPRGSGQ
- a CDS encoding ABC transporter permease — protein: MSDTVKPAGRAKRRAYARLKSVAGFLVVVATTYLGLLAVTFFIGRVVPIDPVLAIVGDRAPARVVERVRQEMGLDLPYYQQFWLYIKGVFQGDFGTSVLTTNPVMTDIRRVFPATMELASVGTIIGAVIGIPLGVLAAVRRGSISDQVVRIVGLIGYSVPIFWLGLLALLVFYARLGWVSGPGRIDVVFEYTFTPVTGFFLIDAILNRDWAAFRDIVSHIILPASLLGYFSMAYISRMTRSFMLNELGQEYIVAARAKGLPESRIIWGHALRNAAVPLVTVIALSYAGLLEGSVLTETVFAWPGLGLYITNSLQNADMNAVLGGTIVIGSVFIAINLLSDVLYRMLDPRTRTR
- a CDS encoding ABC transporter ATP-binding protein translates to MSALLTVEDLRVSFPTRTGVVEAVRGVSFALGRERLGIVGESGSGKSQTGRAIMGLTAEHGVIDAKRLEFNGIDLLKASKAERRALRGKRIAMILQDPKYSLNPVMTIGRQIVETLRAHEPVGRVEAKKRALDMLAAVQIRDPERVFDLYPHEVSGGMGQRAMIAMMLVAGPELLIADEPTSALDVTVQLDVLAILNRLVAERGMGLIFISHDLRLVSSFCDRVIVMYAGRIVEELPAEKLSEAQHPYTRGLLNCMPQIGADRHPLPVLDRKPEWRT